CATATAAGTAAGAAATGCCCAATAAATGGGCAATATCTTACTAAATATTTTTGAAATTTTATCCAATGATCGCTTTGTAATCGTCTGCAGAAAGTAATTCAGAAAGGTCTGCTCCATCAGCAACTTCTAATTTGATGATCCATCCGTCTCCATAAGGGTCTGTATTTAACAATTCTGGCTGGTCTTCCAATTCTGAGTTGAATTCGATAACTTTTCCTGCAATAGGTAAGAATAAGTCTGAAACAGTTTTTACTGCTTCTACACTTCCGAAAACGTCGCCACCATTAAGATCATCATCTACTGTATCTACGTCTACATAAACAATGTCTCCAAGTTCTCCCTGAGCAAAGTCTGTAATACCAATTGTAGCAACATTACCTTCGATATTGATCCATTCGTGATCTTTAGTGTACTTTAATTCTGATGGTGTGTTCATTTTTTAATTTTTATTTTCTACAAATGTATTCAAAATTATAAAAGGTTCAAAGCCTTAATAGGCATCTTCAATAAATTTTGGTTGTAAATAAAAAAATCGCTGCAAAAGCAGCGATTTGGATTAAATAATTATTTTTTAATAATCTTATTTGGATAGTTCTTTCCATTTGAATCTATGAGGGTTACCATATAAATTCCGGCAGGATATTGAGATAAGTTTACTTGGATAGTATTCAAGGATGATAAATCTTGTGTCATAATTTTCTTACCATCTAATGAATATACGTCTAATGTTTTGAACTTTTTCCCATTAAAGTCAATATTCAATATATCTTTGGTAGGGTTTGGATATAACTTCACGGCCCTGTCAATAACGACTTCCTGGTTTGCAAGAGTACCATTAAGTACAATTTCTCCGTAATAAGGTTCATTTCCTAATTTCACGCCGACCTGTTTAAGATAGAGTGTTTCATTAGGTGTTTCTGTTATCTGAGGATTAAGCATATCATCAAAGGTAAGAGAACATGCAGGAATATCTGCTGGCAAAGGAGCTTGTGCTTTTGCCGTAAATTCTACCCCGGTTGAAGCAGAAACACTAAAGCCAGGTTTCATTACAACAGAATATTTCCCGTGTATAGCCACACTCTTGTACCCCGTCAACTTCTGTGTTTTATCATCTAAAATGACGGTTTTGGTATCATAAGTTGTAGCATTAAAATCATATCCTAAATTAGGAGATCTATATAAGAATTTGTTTA
This Chryseobacterium sp. G0162 DNA region includes the following protein-coding sequences:
- the gcvH gene encoding glycine cleavage system protein GcvH, translated to MNTPSELKYTKDHEWINIEGNVATIGITDFAQGELGDIVYVDVDTVDDDLNGGDVFGSVEAVKTVSDLFLPIAGKVIEFNSELEDQPELLNTDPYGDGWIIKLEVADGADLSELLSADDYKAIIG